One window of the Montipora foliosa isolate CH-2021 chromosome 4, ASM3666993v2, whole genome shotgun sequence genome contains the following:
- the LOC137999454 gene encoding uncharacterized protein KIAA1958-like gives MSDVSEHCDSEYYYPDDLSDTELFQLPTSFESEEKKSKLLTGEEVHNFIRNQQQASTVKKTMYDMNVFQKFLHECGEKRRITENAPAELDSLLCNFYITAKKKDNTAYEPDTMSSFSRSIQRYLEDNKAKFNILKNEEFKVSREVLKSKRRKLKKQGKGNKPNATVALTNEDIERIFDENQFGTHDPDVLSRTMWFLLTLHFGH, from the coding sequence atgagcgatgTGAGTGAACATTGCGATAGCGAATATTATTACCCTGATGACCTGTCTGATACGGAACTTTTTCAATTGCCAACTTCTTtcgaaagtgaagaaaaaaagtcaaaactACTCACAGGTGAAGAAGTTCATAATTTTATTAGAAACCAGCAACAAGCAAGCACTGTCAAGAAAACCATGTATGACATGAACGTATTCCAAAAATTTCTGCATGAATGTGGTGAGAAACGAAGAATCACTGAAAATGCTCCGGCCGAGCTCGACAGTCTTCTGTGCAATTTTTACATTACTGCGAAGAAAAAGGACAACACAGCGTACGAACCTGATACAATGTCATCCTTCTCACGAAGCATCCAGCGCTACTTGGAAGACAACAAAGCAAAGTTCAATATCCTCAAAAACGAGGAATTCAAGGTCTCAAGAGAAGTCCTTAAATCCAAGCGACGGAAACTTAAGAAGCAGGGTAAAGGGAACAAACCAAATGCCACAGTAGCCCTGACAAACGAAGATATTGAGCGCATCTTTGATGAAAATCAGTTTGGCACCCATGATCCTGATGTCCTTTCGCGTACTATGTGGTTCTTGCTCACTCTTCACTTCGGCCACTGA